The DNA sequence gaaagagagccaggagaggagccatgctggcccagcttggacttaattctgctcctaaagagccggtctggacaaaatggcaCTCATGTTGACCAAGCAACAGAAtccagagactgttgtgcccacatcgttacagagacctgccctatcaacatcctggatcaagcactcggcaggtggtccatgttccgagctgtaagcgcaagactctggcaagatgagagaaactggactctgtgttttacattgatgatgcttggtgcacaaacacggtcaagatggactctgtttcccaaatgtcagactgttcattgtgaagatgaaactttcatactATCatctgctgtttacattcactcCAGATGCAAATTCCAAAAATGGACTGTGGAAAGTTCAGGGTGTatacgcgtgtgtgtgtgtgtgtatatatgtgtgtatatacacacacacacacacacacatataactattgttttattttatgcgttaccatattttaatataggcctgcACTTAattatgtgttgtgtgtgtagcacgaaggaactacaaatttcattatgcagccttgtgctgtataatgactgtCCTTGCATCTCTTTCAATTATTGTTATGTTCCTCAGACACCTTTTTGGAGGATAGTGACTCGTGTGTGTAAAAAGCACTCGCAGAGATCCTTCTGTTTTGTTCTAATACAAGATTTATTACgtcaaaataaatcaacagtAAATTCTCCGTGGTTGACTTTCAACAGAACCTTTAAACTCTtcaaaatatcttaaaatacGGTCACTAATCGTTTCAgtcctcctctctccaactcaaACAAAGGAACTCCCAAGCTGCCACCCAGCCCCTCATTATACCTGTTACCTAGTGAGGAGGAGCCAAGGCAATCATTTTTACCGACATTAGCCAATTGTTATTTCCAAAGTTTCCTAAATCAAAATCCATAATTAAATTTCTTGATCTCAATTTTAACAGAAAGAATAATataaattcaaatcagcttGTTTTACTATAAATTAGTGACTTAATCAAAATAAACCTATTATGGCTCCAacaatgactaataaacaaccttgaaTTTGTACCTTGCAAGTATATGTTTTctagtaaaattaataaataggatgaaatcattattaaaataaaaacaatttacgATTTACCTGATTGACTAACTGGTGTTGTTGAACAGTCCTTTTTCCTTTGAACTCACTGGACTCTATATGGATCTCATACATGGCCCCACAACCACCTGAAAGCACAGGATCACACAAACAACACTGTCATTTCCCAAGTGTATGTGGTTTctacacaacaataaaatgtgcaGAATAATCACTATGATGCGACGTCTAGATATTTTAGAAGCATTGGACATCTGGGATATATCCATTTGATTTGACTGAATGGTGCGgccagaaaacacaaaatgagcCTTGGGAGTTAACATTTCATTTAGTCATGGCTTCATTGAAGAGCTGGGACAAACTTACAATCCATCCCTATAACTTCATTCAGCCAGTCACCGGATAGATGTGTTTaagtcagtggttctcaaaggaGGGTCCCCGGACCCTTGAGTGGGTTCCCAGCAAAAAAGGGAACACTTTATTTCCgttataattccatccataagtagtACATTGACATAATGtctgactattttggtcatgggttttatacactttctgtaataaaacatctcaGCAAATACCCTATCAGCAGGGGGACCCTAGGACTAAATCTTATTAAACGGGTATTCTTGGTCTAATTTGCGttagtttaggggtccttgatgtaaaaagaaaaattggGAACGACTGGTTTAAGTTACCTGATATATCCACAACTTTGAGCGACGAGGCTAAGGGAAACTTCTCCTTCAGCACCGCTGCGATGCGGACCTCtccgtctgtttgtgaggacaTGCATCTCTGCACGTGGCCAGCAACCTCGACCTGAGGAGGCAGAAGCGAAGAGCTGCGTCAAGTTTAGCAAACTGCTGTTAGCATCGCAGACTGGACCGTCTGAACTGCAGTACGAGAATAAAGTCAACGTGTATTTACTTGATTACTAAGAAGAGTCCGGAGAGCAGAGGTCGCAGTGGCGGTCAGGCTCCGTCTACAAACCAACATTATGAAGCTGTGGCGTTTGTTTAATCATGGGACGTTTATTAAAAATCCTCACCGGTTACTCAACAAGTAATGTCCTCGGACAGCTTCGTCCCACTGATATGACGTCAGACATCCGGGTACTTCACGGGTCGCCTTTTTTTCTATAATAAAAATAGCATAatgatacatacatacatatttaaatataacctaaaaagaaaatctggattgattaaaatattatgttggggtttttttcagataaattcaaaataaaaaaaatacctttttaaaCCCGATATACGTTATAGGAAACATTGTAAGGCAAGGGGGTCATTTTGtgtcaaaaagtggtggggacataagggctcagatgaGGGGTGCgatgatacatttgggtcaCGAGAAATGACGATACAGGAGAACAggaagatttttaacactatttttaagaaatatgaaatgctgaaataggCCTACATGAGCGAGAAAAATGGataattaaacacttaatttcctatAATAATATGTTTCTGCTCCAATGTATGGTGGAAATGTCCTTTTTTATGTAGAAGGAATcaaaaaattcagctggcaggggACAAttcataaatttaaaaatataacagaacataatgcagtaatcagcagctttttcttaagttactttttttggacaatgcacatttgatttttactatatttaaattgcattgcatgttttcttattgtgcaaataaacctttctcaaagtgtttatttgttagttaacatttcttggatcaaatatatttttcagaacatttttaacatttgaaaaagtGATCGGGACAAAATCAGCTTTTTCAAAAcatggtggggacatgtccccagtgtccccagtgtaaatgacgcCTATGCTGTAAGGGGACTTTAAATTTATAGGCTATTGTAAATCCAATAATGTATGGGATGTACATAAACGGTGGTAAGTTTAAAAACTGTTACTGTTAATAATATCTCCCAAATTACTTGCAACGCTTGTATTTGCTCCCGTTAAAATGTCTTCTTCATTATGTGAAGAAATGTGCAAAGTTTGTGCCCAGGTTGGCTGTTCAGATGCAGAAGgggaaacaaaataaacaaaacattgtagTAAATGATTGCAGTGAGCAGTCATGCGCAATAGACCTTAAGACATTTTGACTTCACACAGTAGGAAAGCACATGTTACTGATAACATTAACAAAGGCTGTCTTCTTTTCATGTCCCATATCCCATTAATGACCATGACAGAGGAGACAATCGTTAATtgtttacacctgtgcttttccttcagtcaaaatgtcttctgtgaaaaacCCTGGAGCTGACATACCTAAATAAAATGGTCAGATTTGTTCTTTTTACTTCCGCTATACATAGCCCTTTCCTTTCTAAAAATAAAGATCATTATTAGCTGGAGCAGGTTGGACAATATATTTATAACCATATTAactacaaatatatttatttaattgttttattgccttACAGAGTTCAACTATACAGGGTATGTGCAATTCACAGTTTGGAGTTAGCCAAAGTTTTGGTTGATGTTGTCACCCTCAGACTATGTATGTCCGTTCTTCTTTTCGTGACTGAACTAAATTTCTTATCCATGACCTTCCGTCTACTTTGCCAATAGAGCTATGAAGCCTCAATAGCTAAACTTGCAGGTTGACTTGCATCTCAGTCAAAGCAAATTGGCGGTGTTTTTGATAATGTCACCATCTCTACAAAATGGCTCCTTTCCTCCTTTTCAGGGAAACCTCACATGCGCATTGAATGCTGGTGATGGCCACACTGCTGAGCCACACAGCCCAGTAGAGTGAGCAAGACTTTGCATTCAactacatagatagatagattgatgTAACTTTATGTATGTACATAACTGTATTTAACTGTA is a window from the Micropterus dolomieu isolate WLL.071019.BEF.003 ecotype Adirondacks linkage group LG20, ASM2129224v1, whole genome shotgun sequence genome containing:
- the bola3 gene encoding bolA-like protein 3, which translates into the protein MLVCRRSLTATATSALRTLLSNQVEVAGHVQRCMSSQTDGEVRIAAVLKEKFPLASSLKVVDISGGCGAMYEIHIESSEFKGKRTVQQHQLVNQALKDEIQGMHGLRIFTDVPKH